The following coding sequences lie in one Candidatus Nezhaarchaeota archaeon genomic window:
- a CDS encoding stage II sporulation protein M, translating to MIKVQRVEELSSNDDLSLFLAVSLFFFTSSSMVGCYIGLVNPTFSQALTELLGRGLGPMFGLSAPWLLGFILLNNSLKCLAAILLGPIFGLFPLLLGTVNGFILGILLVLTVEVHEPLFFLAAVTPHGMFEIPAVLLSVAIGLKEGWMLIKKIGGEGVNLKMEIKRGVRLYFKAILPLITFAAFIEVSLTPLILTNLKK from the coding sequence ATGATCAAAGTGCAGCGTGTTGAGGAACTTAGCTCCAATGATGACTTATCGCTCTTCCTAGCAGTTAGTCTCTTCTTCTTTACGTCTTCATCAATGGTTGGTTGCTACATCGGCCTTGTTAACCCCACTTTTTCACAAGCTTTAACTGAGTTATTAGGAAGGGGGTTGGGCCCTATGTTTGGGCTTAGTGCCCCATGGCTCCTTGGATTTATCTTGTTAAATAACAGCTTAAAGTGCCTGGCAGCTATATTACTAGGCCCCATCTTTGGTCTATTCCCGCTTCTATTGGGGACAGTGAATGGCTTTATTCTAGGCATTCTATTGGTGTTGACGGTTGAAGTTCATGAGCCGCTGTTCTTCCTAGCAGCAGTAACTCCGCACGGCATGTTTGAAATACCTGCCGTACTGCTTAGCGTGGCCATTGGGTTGAAGGAGGGGTGGATGTTAATTAAGAAGATAGGGGGCGAGGGGGTTAATTTAAAAATGGAGATTAAAAGAGGAGTAAGACTTTACTTCAAAGCGATCCTGCCACTAATAACATTTGCCGCCTTCATAGAGGTATCTCTAACACCGCTAATTTTAACTAACTTAAAAAAGTGA
- a CDS encoding V-type ATP synthase subunit B, protein MSSAFLKSARKFRTISDVSGPLLVVRAVRDAMYNELVRIETASGETRTGVVLESADGYAVVQVFEGTRGLDLEGTSATFLGDTLKVPVGAEMVGRVFDGKGSPIDGGPPIVPDEVLDVYGAPINPYAREYPREFIQTGISTIDGMNTLSRGQKLPIFTESGLPHNVLAAQIARQATIPGRAEEFAIVFAALGVTAEEAMFFKNEFERTGAIERLVTFLNLAEDPAIERVVTPHVALTTAEALAYTYDMHVLVILTDMLNFGEALREISAARAEIPGRRGYPGYLYTALAQVYERCGRIQGRKGTITLMPIVTMPGGDITHPVVDLTGYITEGQLILSRELHRKGIYPPLNPLPSLSRLMKEATRYTRPWHMPVSDQLYYCYSEGVDLRSLVAVVGEEAISERDRAYLAFAEAFERRFINQGVYENRDLDTTIGIALDLLSEFIPESEWKRIDPDMIKKLRDYYEQRKRGIVPAGVIAEVKE, encoded by the coding sequence GTGAGCTCTGCCTTCTTAAAATCGGCCCGTAAATTCAGGACCATTTCAGACGTGAGCGGTCCACTACTTGTAGTAAGGGCGGTTAGGGATGCTATGTATAATGAACTCGTTCGTATCGAAACTGCTAGCGGCGAGACAAGAACCGGTGTGGTCTTAGAGTCCGCAGATGGTTATGCTGTTGTACAAGTTTTTGAGGGCACACGAGGCTTAGACCTAGAGGGAACAAGCGCCACCTTCCTAGGCGATACCTTAAAAGTGCCTGTTGGAGCGGAAATGGTAGGAAGGGTCTTTGACGGTAAGGGAAGCCCGATCGACGGGGGCCCCCCAATAGTTCCAGATGAGGTACTTGATGTTTATGGGGCGCCCATTAACCCCTACGCCCGTGAATATCCACGTGAATTCATTCAAACGGGCATATCTACCATTGACGGCATGAACACGTTAAGCCGAGGACAGAAGCTACCTATCTTTACAGAGAGTGGACTGCCTCATAATGTCTTAGCTGCTCAAATTGCTAGACAAGCAACTATTCCGGGCAGAGCGGAGGAATTCGCTATAGTCTTCGCTGCCTTAGGGGTGACTGCTGAGGAGGCGATGTTCTTTAAAAACGAGTTTGAAAGAACAGGCGCCATTGAGCGCCTTGTCACTTTCTTAAACTTAGCAGAGGATCCAGCCATTGAGCGCGTCGTAACGCCACACGTAGCACTTACAACCGCTGAGGCCTTAGCCTATACGTACGATATGCACGTCCTCGTTATACTGACTGACATGCTTAACTTTGGAGAGGCTCTAAGAGAGATAAGTGCTGCTAGAGCCGAGATACCGGGGCGGCGTGGATATCCAGGATATCTCTACACTGCCTTAGCTCAGGTCTACGAAAGGTGTGGTCGCATTCAAGGGCGTAAGGGAACAATTACGCTCATGCCTATTGTAACCATGCCAGGCGGAGATATCACCCACCCGGTTGTTGACTTAACTGGGTATATAACTGAAGGTCAGTTGATCTTAAGCAGAGAGCTTCATCGTAAGGGCATTTATCCACCACTGAATCCTCTTCCTTCACTTAGCCGGCTAATGAAAGAAGCAACACGCTACACCCGTCCGTGGCACATGCCAGTGAGCGACCAGCTCTACTATTGTTATAGCGAGGGTGTTGATTTGAGGAGCTTAGTGGCTGTGGTGGGAGAGGAGGCAATTAGTGAGCGCGACCGTGCCTACTTGGCTTTTGCAGAGGCTTTCGAAAGGAGGTTTATTAACCAAGGTGTTTACGAGAACCGTGACTTGGATACTACCATAGGCATTGCCCTAGACCTACTTAGCGAATTCATTCCTGAAAGTGAGTGGAAGCGAATCGACCCAGATATGATTAAGAAGCTTCGCGACTATTATGAGCAGCGTAAGCGCGGCATAGTACCGGCGGGGGTCATCGCTGAAGTTAAAGAGTAG
- a CDS encoding helix-turn-helix domain-containing protein, whose amino-acid sequence MKERKVADRLLSCLSNPIRLEILRSLAKEPLLSFTDLMRKLGLNVKADTGKFGYHLRKLVDEGVLRINPSAKKYELTELGRRIVDLILTLEDTTSGISSLVVRTSRLQMEPFDRSKIVESLENEARVPRKLAIEIAREAEERILKLNIKYLTAPLIRELVNAILIERGLEDYRHSLTRLGLPVHDVAETMKTASKLSCPQLLYKRANESILAEFALLKVLPRHVGDAHMSGEIHLCDLSGWAIRVNSLNHDLRALIKASQLNRGKVKLSKVLRSIAMMLRSFETHIGVDQGLPFFNVMLAPYAIGLSFDEIKEELRYFLDELYWEHYFRKLLTPASSLTLELSPPKILTSLETPHKGHLGDYEDEARLIFRALMEVMLEGPSMGELYLTPQVHVSLRTFSQATRESEELLIEAHKIALVHGLPSFINLVVGWQGEAACYSAFFTRLGSDWKGDWEVDVMRAGCLGEVVINMPRVAYESAGNDDLFVSGLWDRVEVAMDAFVVKRDSIVEGLSRGLLPLLSLPLSDGQYLRLDTCSFNVSVVGLPEAVKIHVGEYPQESKTAFAFAIRSLRSLESMLSKLSGETGLRLQLSLAPGEDPSSRFVQADIKKFDKSKLVFQGSREHPYYTSWHPLVRSSATPLSVRAKLESMLHPIARGGHVTMLSIGEVELEQLVKLTERLFKEYNIGSLIYDKTLTYCSSCRNASSGMKIKCPKCGASGSVLTYFGRSSPIYKPSQLWSPEEKDFITRAHHYEI is encoded by the coding sequence ATGAAGGAAAGGAAGGTTGCTGATAGACTGCTTTCATGCCTATCTAATCCTATTAGGCTTGAAATACTTCGCTCACTGGCTAAAGAACCCCTCCTTTCCTTTACTGACTTAATGAGGAAACTAGGCCTAAACGTGAAAGCTGACACGGGCAAGTTTGGCTATCATCTTAGGAAGCTAGTGGATGAAGGGGTCCTCAGAATTAACCCCTCAGCCAAGAAATATGAATTAACTGAACTTGGGAGAAGGATCGTAGACCTCATACTAACCCTCGAGGACACCACGAGTGGTATTAGCTCGCTGGTCGTCAGAACATCAAGGCTTCAGATGGAGCCTTTCGATAGAAGTAAAATAGTTGAATCCCTCGAGAACGAGGCCCGTGTTCCGAGGAAGTTAGCTATCGAAATCGCTAGGGAGGCTGAGGAGAGGATTTTAAAGCTGAACATAAAGTATTTGACAGCCCCGCTAATTAGAGAGCTAGTTAACGCCATTCTGATCGAAAGGGGACTGGAGGACTACCGTCACAGCTTAACTAGGCTAGGTCTTCCAGTCCACGACGTAGCTGAAACAATGAAGACGGCATCGAAACTCTCGTGCCCCCAGCTTCTCTACAAACGGGCTAATGAATCTATACTTGCTGAATTTGCACTGCTAAAAGTGCTACCTCGCCATGTTGGAGATGCACACATGTCTGGCGAAATTCACCTGTGCGACTTATCTGGTTGGGCGATTAGAGTGAATAGCCTTAACCATGACCTTAGGGCCTTAATTAAGGCGAGCCAGCTTAATCGTGGGAAGGTTAAGCTAAGCAAGGTTCTCAGGTCGATAGCAATGATGCTGAGAAGCTTTGAAACTCATATCGGAGTAGATCAGGGACTGCCGTTCTTTAATGTCATGCTGGCACCATATGCTATAGGTCTCTCTTTTGATGAAATTAAGGAGGAGTTACGCTATTTCCTAGACGAGCTGTACTGGGAGCACTATTTTAGGAAGCTACTTACCCCAGCTTCTTCACTTACCTTAGAGCTAAGTCCTCCTAAAATATTGACCTCCCTCGAAACCCCTCATAAAGGGCATTTAGGTGACTATGAGGATGAGGCCAGGTTGATATTTAGAGCACTAATGGAGGTGATGCTCGAAGGGCCTTCGATGGGAGAGCTCTACTTAACGCCTCAAGTGCATGTATCACTCAGGACATTCTCACAGGCTACGCGGGAGAGTGAGGAGCTATTAATTGAAGCCCACAAAATTGCCTTAGTCCACGGCCTCCCCTCCTTCATAAACTTAGTCGTGGGCTGGCAGGGCGAGGCTGCTTGCTACTCAGCCTTCTTCACTAGGCTGGGCTCAGACTGGAAAGGTGATTGGGAAGTCGACGTAATGAGGGCTGGCTGCTTGGGTGAAGTAGTCATAAACATGCCTAGAGTGGCTTATGAATCAGCGGGCAATGACGACCTCTTCGTAAGTGGGCTTTGGGATCGCGTGGAAGTGGCCATGGACGCTTTCGTTGTAAAGAGGGACTCTATAGTTGAGGGGCTTTCAAGAGGACTCTTACCCTTGCTCTCTCTCCCCCTTAGTGATGGTCAGTACCTTAGGCTTGATACTTGCTCTTTTAACGTCTCAGTCGTAGGTCTCCCGGAGGCTGTAAAGATACATGTAGGCGAATACCCCCAGGAATCCAAGACAGCCTTCGCCTTTGCCATAAGATCCCTCAGATCCCTCGAATCTATGCTATCTAAACTCAGCGGCGAAACAGGTCTTAGACTACAGCTTTCATTGGCTCCCGGTGAAGATCCCTCAAGTCGCTTTGTCCAAGCCGATATCAAGAAATTCGATAAGTCCAAGCTAGTGTTCCAGGGCTCAAGGGAGCACCCGTACTACACTTCGTGGCACCCATTAGTTAGGTCCTCAGCTACCCCTCTTAGCGTTCGGGCCAAGCTAGAGAGCATGCTCCATCCAATAGCCCGCGGAGGTCACGTAACGATGCTAAGTATAGGGGAGGTTGAACTAGAGCAGTTAGTTAAGCTAACTGAGAGACTCTTTAAGGAATATAATATAGGCTCACTAATATACGACAAGACATTAACGTACTGTTCTTCATGCAGGAATGCGTCCAGCGGCATGAAGATAAAGTGTCCTAAGTGCGGTGCTTCAGGGTCCGTGCTAACGTACTTCGGTAGGTCCAGCCCAATATACAAACCTTCTCAACTATGGAGCCCTGAGGAGAAGGACTTCATTACCCGCGCTCATCATTACGAAATTTAG
- a CDS encoding V-type ATP synthase subunit F: MKIVVVGDEDAVAGFKLAGVSDGRVVRTPSEAEEVLKELVRDEEVAVLMVTEEVASMADSLVRELYLKPRPVIVKIPSRKGVEVKKEDPIRELLRRAIGVEVSVG; this comes from the coding sequence ATGAAGATAGTTGTAGTAGGTGACGAAGACGCTGTGGCTGGTTTTAAGCTTGCAGGTGTCTCAGACGGCAGAGTGGTTAGGACACCTAGCGAGGCTGAGGAAGTTCTAAAGGAGCTTGTGCGAGATGAGGAAGTAGCAGTGCTAATGGTGACTGAAGAAGTCGCTTCTATGGCTGATTCGCTAGTTCGGGAGCTTTACCTTAAGCCTAGGCCGGTGATAGTTAAAATCCCCTCACGTAAAGGAGTTGAGGTAAAAAAGGAAGACCCTATTAGGGAGTTGTTAAGGAGAGCGATCGGAGTAGAAGTTTCAGTGGGGTGA
- a CDS encoding 50S ribosomal protein L6, with translation MAKLLAIEGHRAEVKVPEGVKVEVVGGVVKVRGPLGSLEKDFTKHMVKIFSEGRSIVVTSRLKGRRGKSMVGTVVSHIENLITGVTEGYVYKLKIVYSHFPIEVKVEGDKVVIEKFRGERQRRVAKILRGAEVRVEGDDIIVSGIDLEAVSQTAANIEHATKVKGYDPRVFMDGIYIYHRGVGLR, from the coding sequence ATGGCGAAGCTCTTAGCTATTGAAGGACATAGAGCTGAAGTAAAGGTGCCAGAAGGAGTGAAGGTAGAGGTAGTAGGAGGGGTAGTTAAGGTAAGAGGGCCCTTGGGCAGCTTAGAAAAGGACTTCACCAAACACATGGTCAAGATATTTAGTGAAGGACGCTCTATCGTAGTTACTTCTAGACTTAAAGGAAGGAGGGGGAAGTCAATGGTAGGAACTGTGGTCTCTCACATAGAGAACTTAATAACTGGAGTTACTGAGGGCTATGTGTACAAGCTTAAGATCGTTTACTCCCACTTCCCTATAGAAGTAAAGGTAGAGGGGGATAAAGTCGTAATAGAGAAATTTAGAGGAGAGAGACAACGTAGGGTAGCCAAAATACTTAGGGGGGCGGAAGTCAGGGTGGAGGGGGACGATATTATTGTAAGTGGCATAGACCTCGAGGCTGTAAGCCAGACAGCTGCCAATATAGAGCACGCTACAAAAGTAAAAGGCTATGACCCTAGGGTGTTCATGGACGGAATATACATTTACCATAGGGGGGTGGGGCTTCGTTGA
- a CDS encoding ATP synthase subunit A, whose amino-acid sequence MVQRAGKVVRIAGPLVVASGLRGVKMYEVVKVGELNLIGEVIKLEGDRAYIQVYEETSGISPGDKVTATGDLLTVELGPGLLKQIYDGIQRPLPSLRNITGDFVKRGASAPALPRDTKWEFTPNVRPGEKVEPGDVIGVVPETSLINHNILVPPWAKGEVFEIYEGRFSVDEVVARVRTDAGEEIELKLAHRWPVRQPRPYKVRLDPVTPLLTGQRIIDTFFPIAKGGTASIPGGFGTGKTVMQHQLAQWSDANIIVYIGCGERGNEMTEMLERFPKLIDPRTGKLLMERTVMIANTSNMPVAAREASIYTGITIAEYFRDQGFDVALMADSTSRWAEALREISGRLEEMPGEEGFPPYLGAKLAEFYERAGRVVTLGRHERIGSVSVIGAVSPPGGDFSEPVVQNTLRVVKVFWGLDTALAFRRHFPAINWLTSYSLYLDTLEEWFRQNVAKDWPELRREAMAILQREAELLEIVRLVGPDALPEADRATLEVARMIREDYLMQHAYHPVDSYCLPHKMYRMLRIILQFSKRMKEAVDKGVPLAKILKLPVKEDIVRMKIVPHERVNEVYDDIEQKIEQQFTELLRQT is encoded by the coding sequence ATGGTGCAGCGGGCGGGTAAGGTTGTTAGAATCGCCGGACCTCTCGTTGTAGCTTCAGGGCTAAGAGGGGTCAAGATGTATGAAGTAGTTAAGGTAGGTGAGCTCAATTTAATTGGTGAAGTCATTAAGCTTGAGGGCGATAGAGCTTATATTCAGGTCTACGAAGAGACCTCTGGTATATCTCCTGGCGACAAAGTAACTGCCACCGGTGACTTACTTACTGTAGAGCTCGGCCCTGGCTTACTTAAACAAATTTACGATGGTATTCAGCGTCCACTACCCTCTTTAAGGAATATAACTGGAGATTTTGTCAAGCGTGGGGCCTCTGCTCCAGCCCTGCCTAGGGATACTAAGTGGGAGTTCACGCCTAATGTTAGGCCTGGTGAAAAAGTTGAGCCAGGAGACGTCATAGGTGTTGTCCCTGAGACCAGCCTCATAAACCACAACATCTTGGTGCCTCCTTGGGCTAAGGGGGAGGTTTTCGAGATCTACGAGGGCAGATTTTCTGTGGATGAAGTTGTTGCTAGAGTTAGGACTGATGCAGGTGAGGAGATCGAGCTTAAGCTAGCGCACCGCTGGCCAGTTAGGCAGCCTCGTCCATATAAAGTAAGGCTTGACCCAGTTACGCCACTGCTCACTGGTCAACGCATCATAGATACGTTCTTTCCAATAGCTAAGGGCGGCACAGCATCTATTCCAGGTGGTTTCGGCACTGGTAAGACTGTGATGCAGCATCAGCTTGCCCAATGGTCTGACGCCAACATCATTGTTTACATAGGCTGCGGCGAGCGAGGTAATGAGATGACCGAGATGTTGGAGCGCTTCCCTAAACTAATTGACCCTAGGACTGGGAAGCTACTAATGGAGCGCACGGTAATGATAGCTAACACTAGCAACATGCCTGTGGCAGCTAGGGAGGCTAGCATATACACTGGCATAACTATAGCTGAGTACTTTAGAGATCAGGGCTTCGATGTCGCGCTAATGGCCGACTCCACTAGCCGCTGGGCCGAGGCCTTACGTGAAATATCGGGACGTCTAGAGGAGATGCCGGGTGAAGAAGGCTTTCCACCCTACCTAGGCGCCAAGCTTGCTGAGTTCTATGAGCGTGCTGGTAGAGTTGTAACCCTAGGACGTCATGAACGCATAGGCTCTGTGTCAGTAATAGGCGCTGTATCACCGCCAGGTGGGGACTTCTCTGAGCCAGTTGTTCAAAATACGCTTAGGGTTGTAAAGGTGTTCTGGGGCTTAGACACAGCCCTTGCGTTTCGCCGTCACTTCCCAGCCATTAACTGGCTAACTAGCTACTCGTTATACTTAGATACCTTAGAGGAATGGTTTAGGCAAAATGTAGCTAAGGACTGGCCTGAGCTGAGACGTGAGGCCATGGCTATACTTCAAAGGGAAGCTGAGCTCTTAGAGATCGTTAGGCTTGTGGGCCCAGACGCGCTGCCTGAGGCTGATCGAGCCACGCTTGAAGTAGCTAGGATGATAAGGGAGGACTACTTAATGCAGCACGCCTATCATCCAGTTGACTCTTATTGTCTACCCCACAAGATGTATAGAATGCTGAGAATAATTCTCCAGTTTAGTAAGCGTATGAAGGAGGCCGTCGATAAGGGGGTGCCTTTAGCTAAGATACTCAAGCTCCCAGTTAAGGAGGACATTGTCAGAATGAAAATCGTGCCCCACGAAAGAGTAAATGAAGTTTATGACGATATTGAACAAAAAATAGAACAACAATTTACTGAGCTTCTACGGCAAACTTAA
- a CDS encoding 30S ribosomal protein S8 — MTMTDVLSDALARIMNSEAVGKSECLIVPASKLVASVLKVLLKAGYIGNFEYIDDGRQGKLKVQLLGRINQIAAIRPRRPVRVKEFEEVEKEFLPSHNIGLLILSTSRGIVSHVEAKRLNIGGVLLAYVY, encoded by the coding sequence GTGACCATGACAGATGTGCTCTCTGATGCTTTAGCCCGTATCATGAATAGTGAGGCTGTTGGTAAGAGTGAGTGCCTAATAGTTCCAGCCTCTAAGCTGGTGGCCAGCGTCCTAAAGGTACTATTAAAGGCCGGCTACATAGGCAACTTTGAATATATAGATGACGGTAGGCAAGGGAAGCTGAAAGTCCAGCTTTTGGGTAGAATTAACCAGATAGCTGCAATTAGGCCGAGGAGGCCAGTGAGAGTAAAGGAGTTTGAAGAAGTAGAGAAGGAGTTCCTGCCCTCCCATAACATAGGCCTTCTCATCCTCTCTACGTCTAGAGGAATAGTGTCACACGTAGAGGCCAAACGGCTAAACATAGGCGGAGTACTACTAGCCTATGTCTACTAA
- a CDS encoding 30S ribosomal protein S14 — protein sequence MGKIRPPKERKYGKGSRQCRVCGTHEALIRKYGIMICRRCFREVAGKLGFKKYW from the coding sequence ATGGGAAAAATCAGGCCTCCTAAGGAGCGCAAGTATGGGAAAGGATCTAGGCAGTGTAGAGTGTGTGGTACCCATGAAGCCCTCATTAGGAAGTACGGGATAATGATATGTAGGCGTTGCTTTAGGGAAGTAGCCGGTAAGCTGGGGTTTAAGAAGTATTGGTGA
- a CDS encoding metallophosphoesterase → MLKIVPGEPVAVIEGLEKVLIAADLHIGFERELAQLGINIPSQVEKLFTKLQRIISRVKPDRVILLGDVKHGVPAITDQEWSDLPVFFERLIELGVKVEVILGNHDGGLEPLTPRQVEIHDSRGITIEGVGLIHGHAWPSSKLLKCKVLLMGHNHPVIEFRDQLGFREVAPTWLSMEVNAKSRSLLSKEVEVGGEGAYRSLKLKKVVVMPAFNTLLSGKPINTEDNRKLLGPLLESGALKTEEAEVYLLDGTFMGKIFEVPRLA, encoded by the coding sequence ATGCTTAAAATAGTTCCAGGCGAGCCTGTAGCGGTTATCGAGGGCCTGGAGAAGGTGCTTATTGCCGCTGACTTACACATAGGCTTTGAGCGTGAGCTGGCACAGTTGGGAATAAACATCCCGTCCCAAGTCGAGAAGCTATTCACTAAGCTCCAAAGGATCATATCTAGGGTTAAGCCAGATCGCGTAATTTTATTGGGAGATGTTAAACACGGGGTTCCAGCTATAACTGATCAAGAGTGGTCGGACTTGCCCGTGTTCTTCGAGAGGCTAATAGAGCTGGGCGTGAAGGTAGAGGTTATCTTGGGGAATCACGATGGTGGCTTAGAGCCCTTAACCCCCAGGCAAGTAGAGATACATGACAGTCGAGGAATAACTATTGAGGGGGTTGGGTTGATACATGGACACGCTTGGCCTTCGAGTAAGCTACTCAAATGCAAAGTGCTATTAATGGGGCATAACCACCCCGTCATTGAGTTCCGCGATCAACTTGGATTTAGAGAAGTTGCTCCTACCTGGCTCTCTATGGAGGTAAACGCTAAGTCACGCAGCTTACTGTCTAAGGAAGTTGAAGTTGGTGGAGAAGGTGCCTACAGATCCTTGAAGTTAAAGAAAGTAGTCGTAATGCCGGCCTTCAATACCCTACTTTCAGGGAAGCCTATTAATACAGAGGACAATAGAAAGCTCCTAGGCCCACTACTTGAATCAGGAGCACTTAAGACAGAGGAGGCAGAAGTCTACCTTCTCGATGGGACCTTCATGGGTAAAATATTTGAAGTACCACGCCTGGCTTAG
- the cimA gene encoding citramalate synthase yields the protein MTKFRQLPSQVEVYDTTLRDGAQGRGVSFSLQDKLSLTLKLDEFGVHFIEGGWPASNPKDREYFELIGDYSLSNAKVVAFTSTRRKDLKASEDPSVNEVLKCDVEVAAIVGSSSRFHVERVLRTSLETNLEMVRDTIEYLVEHGVKVVFDAEHFFDSYKSSSDYALKVVREAEGAGAYRIVLCDTNGGNLPHEVGSIVTEVRRLLKTPIGIHCHNDAGVAVANTIEAVLAGATHVQGTINGLGERCGNADLCQVIPALELKLGIKALAIDKPREERLRKLTEISAYVYDLANLPPNPYQPYVGKYAFAHKAGIHIDAVLKACEAYEHIKPEVVGNQRLLTTSEIVGRAGVVSKAKELGFPVSEDDPAIINILNEVKELEYQGYQLEDADATLFLIILRHLGIYEELFKLISWKAVSGAGNGGSLAEGVVKVMIGGETCYEISEGLGPVHAQDLALRKALSRAYPEALSVHLINYKVSVIDRGMGTASKVRVFMEFSDGQRNWTTVGVSTNILEASEKALVDGYDYYLQRRRSPWLK from the coding sequence ATCACCAAATTCAGACAGCTACCGAGCCAAGTTGAAGTCTACGATACTACGCTTAGAGATGGAGCTCAGGGGAGAGGGGTTAGTTTCTCGCTTCAAGATAAATTAAGCCTAACATTGAAGCTCGACGAGTTTGGCGTGCACTTCATAGAAGGTGGGTGGCCAGCCTCTAACCCAAAGGATCGTGAATACTTTGAACTAATTGGCGATTATAGCCTTAGCAACGCTAAAGTAGTGGCGTTTACCTCCACGAGGCGTAAGGATCTCAAAGCCAGCGAAGATCCAAGCGTCAATGAAGTGTTAAAGTGTGATGTTGAGGTGGCAGCTATTGTAGGTAGCTCGTCCAGATTTCACGTAGAGAGAGTGCTGAGGACTAGCCTAGAGACCAACCTTGAAATGGTCAGAGATACCATAGAGTACCTTGTGGAGCACGGCGTAAAGGTGGTATTTGATGCTGAACATTTCTTCGATAGCTATAAGTCTAGCTCAGACTACGCACTCAAAGTAGTAAGAGAGGCTGAAGGCGCAGGGGCTTACCGCATAGTACTCTGCGATACTAATGGTGGTAATTTACCTCACGAAGTAGGCAGCATAGTGACAGAAGTTAGGCGACTCCTAAAAACACCAATTGGGATCCACTGCCATAATGACGCTGGTGTAGCCGTAGCCAATACTATCGAGGCTGTATTAGCTGGAGCTACACACGTCCAAGGGACCATTAACGGACTAGGCGAGAGGTGCGGCAACGCTGACTTATGTCAAGTGATACCTGCCCTTGAACTAAAGCTAGGAATTAAGGCCCTCGCGATAGATAAGCCTAGAGAGGAGCGCCTTAGGAAATTAACGGAGATCTCGGCTTATGTCTATGATTTAGCCAATCTTCCCCCAAACCCCTACCAACCATATGTTGGCAAGTATGCGTTTGCACATAAGGCAGGCATCCACATTGACGCGGTGCTGAAGGCGTGTGAGGCTTATGAACACATCAAGCCAGAGGTTGTAGGTAATCAAAGACTGCTGACTACCTCTGAAATTGTAGGCAGGGCTGGAGTAGTAAGTAAGGCTAAGGAGCTTGGCTTCCCCGTAAGCGAAGACGACCCAGCCATCATAAATATCCTAAACGAAGTTAAGGAGCTAGAGTATCAAGGATATCAGCTAGAAGATGCAGACGCGACGCTATTCTTGATCATCCTTAGGCACTTAGGAATTTACGAAGAGCTATTCAAGCTCATCTCCTGGAAGGCAGTAAGCGGAGCTGGAAATGGTGGCTCGCTAGCTGAGGGCGTGGTAAAGGTTATGATAGGAGGGGAGACCTGCTATGAAATCTCTGAAGGCCTAGGCCCTGTCCACGCCCAGGATCTAGCACTAAGGAAGGCCCTGTCCAGGGCATATCCAGAGGCATTGAGCGTTCACTTAATCAACTACAAGGTCTCAGTGATAGATAGAGGAATGGGCACGGCCTCTAAGGTAAGAGTCTTTATGGAGTTCTCAGACGGCCAACGCAATTGGACTACAGTAGGGGTCTCAACTAACATTCTGGAGGCGAGTGAGAAGGCACTGGTCGATGGCTACGACTACTATCTACAGAGGAGGAGGAGCCCTTGGTTAAAGTAA
- a CDS encoding V-type ATP synthase subunit E family protein has protein sequence MSSFDRLIEKILNDAKSEAELILNKAKSEVEALKEEARKEAYAKLEAEVTKFKESYEEEARRRIVEARVKAKERWLKEREALIDRVVEKVKERLAVFVNSPQYVRALELLIEEAAINIGGGDLVVQLNEKDSKLSIDFEGIAKRVAFKTGVDTKFKVSETNLRCIGGAIVSTTDRSLIYDNTLESRLERLAAEVRLRAFKILFAEE, from the coding sequence GTGTCTAGCTTTGATAGACTAATTGAAAAAATTCTTAATGACGCTAAGAGCGAAGCCGAGCTCATCCTAAATAAAGCGAAGTCTGAAGTTGAGGCACTAAAAGAAGAAGCTAGGAAGGAGGCGTACGCTAAGCTTGAAGCTGAAGTCACGAAGTTTAAGGAAAGCTACGAAGAGGAGGCTAGGAGGAGAATAGTGGAGGCTAGGGTTAAGGCTAAAGAAAGGTGGTTAAAGGAGCGTGAGGCCCTAATAGATAGAGTCGTGGAAAAGGTGAAGGAGAGGCTCGCCGTTTTCGTCAACTCTCCTCAATATGTAAGGGCTCTAGAGCTCTTAATTGAAGAGGCTGCCATTAATATAGGCGGCGGAGACCTTGTGGTTCAGCTTAATGAAAAGGACTCCAAGTTAAGCATAGATTTTGAGGGAATAGCTAAGAGGGTGGCGTTTAAGACCGGTGTAGATACGAAGTTCAAGGTTTCCGAGACTAATTTAAGATGCATAGGAGGCGCCATCGTCTCCACGACGGATAGAAGCCTCATTTACGATAATACCCTAGAATCTAGGCTTGAAAGACTAGCAGCTGAAGTAAGGTTAAGGGCCTTTAAGATATTGTTTGCGGAGGAGTGA